A single window of Nicotiana sylvestris chromosome 3, ASM39365v2, whole genome shotgun sequence DNA harbors:
- the LOC104213615 gene encoding probable cyclic nucleotide-gated ion channel 20, chloroplastic isoform X2, with amino-acid sequence MGTSEIDEMPMLSSSYPQSNEIDGFQDQRFTYRTRSASLSMPMSSMDSFGNDSSFVGYTGPLRSEGRTSLVHMSGPLYISHKPENSSRPTPTAVVHKPTLPTTEKYPSIGSGEQNGWTNNDYTGKNEHLLKSGQLGMCSDPYCTTCPTDNHLKAQKKSSKSADMFDHQFHNMLYGDTKGWAKRTCSFLYPYIPGVMNPHAKIVQKWNKFFVISCLFALFIDPLFFFLLNVQQGNKCIVLNWQMTKIIVILRSITDIIYLMHILLQFRLAYVVPESRVVGAGDLVDHPKMIAINYLSGYFVVDFFVVLPLPQIIILLVLPKSIGSSGVNYTKNLLWAAILLQYNSRLYRIYYLVAGQSPSGFIFESIWATFVINLLIIVVSSNIVGSLWYLFGLQRVNLCLQGACRSSNIERCMEFIDCGHGTDYTKFRSDITWDQWKNNTDAVACFTEGSFDFGIYKQAVDLTTKQNVVTRYVYSFFWGFQQISTLAGNQVPSYFLLEVVFTIAIIGTGLLLFALLIGNMQSFQQSLNRRRLEMSLRRRDVGQWMSHRRFPEELRRRVLEAERYNWAATRGVNEEMLLENLPEDVQRDIRRHLFRFIKKVQIFALLDEPILDAICERLRLKTYIAGSKVLYRGGLVDKMVFIIRGKMESIGEDGNVASLSEGDACGEELLTWCLEHSSINRDGKKIRIPGHRLLSNRLVRCLTNVEAFILRAADLKEVTNLFARFSRSPPVQGAISVRFVKQTRYEKIN; translated from the exons ATGGGAACTTCTGAAATAGATGAGATGCCGATGTTATCATCATCATATCCGCAGTCTAATGAAATTGATGGCTTTCAAGATCAACGTTTTACGTACAGGACAAGGAGTGCATCCTTATCAATGCCAATGAGCTCTATGGATTCCTTTGGAAATGATAGTAGTTTTGTAGGCTATACCGGTCCTTTGAGAAGTGAGGGACGAACTTCATTGGTTCATATGAGCGGGCCATTATATATTAGTCACAAGCCTGAGAATAGCTCTCGGCCCACTCCCACTGCAGTAGTGCACAAACCAACTCTGCCAACAACAGAAAAATATCCTTCAATTGGCAGTGGAGAACAAAATGGTTGGACTAATAATGACTACACTGGAAAAAATGAACATCTATTGAAGTCCGGTCAACTGGGCATGTGCAGTGATCCTTACTGCACAACATGCCCAACTGATAACCATTTGAAAGCACAAAAAAAAAGTTCGAAGTCTGCAGATATGTTTGATCACCAG TTCCATAATATGCTGTATGGAGATACAAAAGGATGGGCGAAGAGAACTTGTTCTTTCTTGTATCCATATATTCCTGGTGTCATGAATCCTCATGCGAAGATTGTCCAGAAGTGGAACAAATTTTTTGTCATCTCATGCCTATTTGCATTATTTATAGATCCCCTGTTCTTCTTTTTGCTTAATGTCCAACAG GGGAACAAATGCATAGTGCTAAATTGGCAAATGACAAAAATTATTGTGATTTTGAGGAGCATCACTGATATCATTTACTTAATGCACATTCTTCTTCAG TTCCGCTTAGCTTATGTTGTTCCTGAATCTAGGGTGGTGGGAGCAGGTGACCTGGTTGACCACCCTAAAATGATTGCTATAAATTATCTTTCTGGATACTTTGTTGTTGACTTTTTTGTCGTACTACCACTTCCTCAG ATCATCATTTTGTTGGTTTTACCCAAGTCTATTGGATCATCTGGGGTAAATTACACGAAGAATCTACTGTGGGCAGCTATACTACTCCAGTACAATTCTAGGTTGTACAGGATTTATTATTTGGTTGCTGGCCAGTCTCCAAGTGGTTTTATATTTGAGTCAATATGGGCAACTTTTGTCATAAATCTTCTCATAATTGTTGTATCAAGCAATATAGTGGGCTCATTGTGGTATCTTTTTGGTTTACAG AGGGTTAATCTATGCCTTCAAGGTGCTTGTCGTAGCTCAAACATAGAAAGGTGTATGGAGTTCATAGACTGTGGTCATGGCACCGATTACACAAAGTTTCGGTCAGATATTACATGGGACCAGTGGAAGAACAATACTGATGCAGTTGCTTGTTTTACTGAAGGTAGTTTTGACTTTGGGATCTATAAACAAGCTGTTGATCTCACCACCAAACAGAATGTTGTCACAAGATATGTGTACTCATTCTTTTGGGGCTTCCAG CAAATTAGTACACTGGCTGGCAATCAAGTCCCGAGTTATTTTCTGTTGGAAGTTGTTTTCACAATTGCTATCATCGGAACGGGACTCCTACTTTTTGCACTCCTGATTGGAAATATGCAGAGCTTTCAGCAGTCTCTAAATCGCAG GAGGTTAGAAATGTCTCTCAGGCGTCGTGATGTTGGACAATGGATGAGCCATAGGCGCTTTCCAGAAGAACTAAGAAG GCGAGTTCTAGAGGCTGAGAGATATAATTGGGCAGCTACCAGAGGGGTCAACGAAGAAATGCTACTAGAGAATCTTCCCGAAGATGTTCAAAGAGATATTAGGAGACATCTTTTTAGATTCATCAAAAAG GTCCAGATATTTGCACTTCTCGATGAACCCATCTTAGATGCTATCTGTGAGAGATTGAGACTGAAAACATACATAGCAGGAAGCAAAGTTTTATACCGTGGTGGTCTGGTTGACAAGATGGTTTTCATAATTCGGGGTAAGATGGAAAGCATTGGAGAAGATGGAAATGTGGCCTCCTTGTCTGAAGGGGATGCCTGTGGGGAAGAACTCCTCACATGGTGCCTTGAGCATTCTTCTATAAACAGAG